One Parachlamydia sp. AcF125 DNA segment encodes these proteins:
- the pcnB gene encoding polynucleotide adenylyltransferase PcnB yields the protein MQPKTYLASEHEIDHTMIDADALYVLQKLKDAGYTAYLVGGSVRDLLIKQTPKDYDISTSAKPEEIKQLFHRSCLLIGRRFRLAHIRFKHKIIEVSTFRSGDNESDLILHDNQWGSPEEDVLRRDFTINGLFYDPSTHTIIDFVGGWEDIQHKLLRTIGNPSTRFKQDPVRMIRLLKFRARFGFEIDSDSKRALIQCRTEIMKSSPARVLEEIFRMLESGAAAPFFHLMAKGGILELLFPLLNKFLANPPGEQVYRYLKTVDYIHQNAGKNLLERAVLSSCLLFPILQQEVQKQYIDQGKTPHMGEIMMLTSSIIKEVVTSSFTHFPRRLSSTMAFVLAMQFRLTPLSGKRHCGPKLMRNKEFIYVLKFLKVRSLVDKSLEETYAHCKNLWKQQVKHGYKRTHPITSSHMHASKKGSRHAPSK from the coding sequence GTGCAACCAAAAACCTATCTTGCAAGTGAGCATGAAATCGATCATACAATGATTGACGCGGATGCTCTTTATGTTCTTCAAAAATTGAAAGATGCCGGATATACGGCCTATCTCGTAGGGGGAAGCGTTCGAGATTTACTGATTAAGCAAACTCCCAAAGATTACGACATTTCAACTTCGGCAAAACCTGAAGAAATCAAGCAACTTTTCCACAGAAGCTGCCTTTTAATCGGCCGTCGTTTTCGTTTAGCCCATATTCGTTTTAAGCACAAAATCATCGAGGTCTCAACTTTTCGCTCTGGGGATAATGAGAGCGATCTGATTCTCCATGATAACCAATGGGGCTCACCTGAAGAAGATGTCCTAAGGCGAGATTTTACAATTAATGGCTTGTTTTACGATCCATCTACTCACACCATCATTGACTTCGTAGGGGGGTGGGAAGATATTCAACACAAACTTTTGCGTACAATTGGCAATCCATCTACTCGGTTCAAGCAAGATCCTGTGCGGATGATTCGCCTTTTAAAATTTCGGGCTCGCTTCGGCTTTGAAATTGACTCCGACTCTAAAAGAGCGCTAATACAGTGCCGAACTGAAATTATGAAAAGCTCTCCCGCCAGGGTTTTAGAGGAAATTTTTAGAATGCTGGAATCAGGCGCAGCAGCCCCTTTTTTTCATTTGATGGCAAAAGGAGGAATCCTCGAGCTCTTATTTCCGCTCTTAAACAAATTTCTGGCAAATCCGCCAGGCGAGCAAGTTTATCGTTATTTAAAAACAGTCGATTACATCCATCAGAATGCCGGTAAGAATCTTTTGGAACGAGCTGTCCTAAGTTCTTGCTTGCTATTTCCTATTTTACAACAAGAAGTTCAAAAGCAATATATAGACCAAGGAAAAACCCCTCATATGGGTGAAATTATGATGCTCACTTCTTCTATTATTAAAGAAGTGGTTACCTCCTCATTTACTCATTTTCCCCGCCGCTTAAGCTCTACTATGGCTTTTGTGCTCGCCATGCAATTTAGATTAACACCCCTATCAGGAAAAAGGCACTGTGGTCCTAAATTGATGCGCAATAAAGAGTTTATATATGTTCTTAAGTTTTTGAAAGTCCGCTCTTTAGTGGATAAATCTCTAGAAGAGACATATGCCCATTGCAAAAACCTTTGGAAGCAGCAAGTGAAGCACGGTTATAAACGGACTCACCCCATTACATCTAGCCATATGCATGCTTCTAAAAAAGGCTCACGCCATGCCCCATCCAAATGA
- a CDS encoding aromatic amino acid transport family protein, whose protein sequence is MRGTLLIAGTSVGGGMLALPVLTSLGGFVPSLVIYLLCWLFMASTGLLFLEISLWMGKESNIVSMAEQTLGFPGKMVAWIVYLFLFYCLTVAYIVGCGDLVVNLFSNSLSEWMGSLLFVACFAPIVFNGAHLVSKVNSYLMLGLAIFFCAFVIIGAPFVNPQNLKEHSWTLALMGLPVSFTAFAYQGIIPTLTHYLSFDIKKIRLSILFGSAIPFIAYIIWQWLILGIVPTYGPGGLVEALEKGDTAVQPLKYFIDHSSVYLVGQCFAFFALVTSFFGVTLGLLDFLADGLKIEKTSGGKLALSLLIFIPPLLIAFTFPHIFLIALSYAGGFGCAILLGLLPIVMVWSGRYHLGLKGPYTLMGGKFLLSLLFLFVVFEIFVELALTFQKLIS, encoded by the coding sequence ATGCGCGGAACATTGTTAATTGCTGGAACCTCCGTGGGGGGTGGAATGCTAGCATTACCTGTTTTAACCAGTCTTGGAGGTTTTGTTCCTTCTTTGGTCATCTATCTTCTTTGCTGGCTTTTTATGGCAAGTACTGGACTCCTGTTTTTAGAGATTTCTTTGTGGATGGGAAAAGAATCCAATATCGTTTCCATGGCTGAGCAGACCTTGGGCTTCCCAGGAAAAATGGTAGCCTGGATTGTGTATTTGTTCCTTTTTTATTGCTTAACCGTTGCTTATATTGTGGGTTGTGGAGATTTAGTCGTCAATTTATTCTCAAACTCCCTATCTGAATGGATGGGATCTTTGCTATTTGTCGCTTGCTTTGCTCCTATTGTTTTTAATGGGGCCCATTTAGTGAGCAAGGTTAACAGTTATCTCATGCTAGGATTAGCCATTTTCTTTTGCGCTTTTGTCATCATTGGCGCTCCATTCGTTAATCCCCAAAATTTAAAGGAGCATAGCTGGACACTTGCTTTAATGGGCCTGCCTGTCTCTTTTACAGCTTTTGCTTACCAAGGGATCATTCCTACGCTGACCCATTATTTATCTTTTGACATAAAAAAAATTCGTCTTTCCATTTTATTTGGAAGTGCCATTCCTTTTATCGCTTACATTATTTGGCAATGGTTAATCTTGGGGATTGTACCAACTTATGGCCCAGGTGGCCTTGTAGAAGCGCTTGAGAAGGGAGATACCGCTGTACAACCTCTGAAGTATTTTATTGACCATTCTTCTGTTTACCTCGTGGGCCAATGTTTTGCTTTTTTTGCCCTCGTGACTTCTTTCTTTGGAGTCACTCTAGGATTGCTCGACTTTTTAGCTGATGGCTTGAAAATTGAAAAAACTTCCGGCGGCAAGTTAGCTCTCAGTCTCCTCATTTTTATTCCTCCCCTTCTGATTGCTTTTACTTTTCCCCATATTTTCTTAATCGCCTTAAGTTACGCAGGAGGGTTTGGATGTGCCATTTTATTAGGATTACTTCCCATAGTAATGGTGTGGTCAGGACGCTACCACTTAGGCTTAAAAGGTCCTTATACCTTAATGGGAGGAAAGTTTTTGTTAAGCCTTCTTTTTCTATTTGTGGTCTTTGAAATCTTCGTAGAGTTGGCTTTGACATTTCAGAAATTAATCAGCTAA
- a CDS encoding DEAD/DEAH box helicase, with the protein MVELPEFLKFYQQSAEKAWKQHAICDLEFSGPTYQIQVKDPRTHKKEWAFLQLDEKGEIKDCFCSCMGEEENPGCLHLSVAFLGVYGRYREPLHQRFESSWWNQLCQGCAMQVGYSSDRMMQVGASHYEGVTGGEVWISLELLSQEAQTRWHQILDAPLGETEETSLKFSNLTQEELSQWRSGQPSLGLSYVLSFWNDLAKWLMEMQELEIPYTLVFHEASKKVPKGITIDFKYVKIFFKLSEAILEDAIPALNTVASPLKMFPLPEQAIDQIIFDDQKGIMHIQIDEKGAWVKKNGIHFHEWIYVPSEGFYALAPIHLFPAKKLQGEQIALALDTHFVFIKSRLKGCRLEALPRPLAYTFQFDPSWNLHVEAYLFRPGDLSMEGSWIFGDWVFLKKEGFFRIEGKFFKEIKRVVTKNEINEFVSQYRVWLNTQAGFEVHLTGKETRLSYILSEDNRLYFFKSVEGEKGVIRGYDFGAWVYLEGEGFYPKAEARTLVAAYPGLSISAEQLPLFIRMNQDELQLIPRFFSDSCPIVRCGLEIGVNEAQEIVVSPKYEYAKGYQPADVQVFEGFSFVEGEGFFELTGERFLPEKYRFPFVVEPKRQAEFFSEEWENVKKYSWTIDPKLAFPRYQHLVLLNVSKKEIFGRGWYGLRLAYQTDKGMIDIHTFWKALKKNQRFLFTEAGCFDLLEKRYEWLRAFGKKRMDLRSHRLLMTSLELIRLQIMEEVHLSHLDQASLNVLQELLYFHPQEFPDLPQFKCQLRSYQQVGVLWLWFLYQHHLSGFICDDMGLGKTHQAMALMAMVLQSFSKQKNKLKAKFLIICPTSVIYHWQEKMAIFLPDVKVFTFYGSGRRLEDFGKQYEVMLTSYGVWRNEQKVLNQIPFAVAFFDEVQIAKNHTSQIYASLVHVNADMRVGLTGTPIENHLRELKALFDIIVPTYMPNDASFREFFIKPIEIQGNGERKRLLSRFVKPFIIRRKKEDVLLDLPEKTEEISHCTLAEDQKRLYVEVLERSREKILQVLHDRTVAIPYMHIFALLASLKQICNHPAVFLKTPVEYQDHSSGKWELFKELLNEARESSQKVVVFSQYLGMLDIFELYLQQNEIGYATIRGSTVDRRAPIKRFSQDPKCEVFIGSLRAAGLGIDLTAASVVIHYDRWWNAARENQATDRVHRMGQTRGVQVFKLVTLGTVEERIDQLISQKGQLLEEVVGVDEQQVLKQFNREELIQLLQFIDKG; encoded by the coding sequence ATGGTTGAACTTCCTGAATTTTTAAAGTTCTACCAGCAAAGTGCGGAGAAAGCATGGAAACAGCATGCGATTTGCGATTTAGAATTTTCGGGTCCTACTTATCAAATTCAAGTAAAAGATCCCCGCACGCATAAAAAAGAATGGGCATTTTTACAGCTGGACGAAAAAGGGGAGATCAAAGATTGCTTTTGCTCTTGCATGGGGGAAGAAGAAAACCCGGGGTGTTTGCATCTGTCTGTTGCCTTTTTAGGTGTGTACGGCCGTTATCGGGAGCCCTTGCATCAACGTTTTGAAAGTTCTTGGTGGAACCAGTTATGCCAAGGCTGCGCCATGCAGGTGGGGTATTCATCCGATAGAATGATGCAAGTTGGCGCAAGCCATTACGAAGGTGTTACAGGTGGAGAAGTCTGGATATCATTAGAACTTTTATCTCAAGAAGCTCAAACACGCTGGCATCAAATTCTGGATGCTCCTTTAGGTGAAACCGAGGAAACCTCTTTAAAATTTTCCAACTTAACCCAAGAAGAGCTGAGTCAATGGCGCTCAGGGCAGCCTAGCTTAGGACTTAGCTATGTACTCTCATTTTGGAATGATTTAGCCAAATGGTTAATGGAAATGCAAGAATTAGAGATTCCTTATACCCTTGTCTTTCACGAGGCTTCTAAAAAAGTTCCTAAGGGGATTACAATTGACTTTAAATATGTAAAAATATTTTTTAAGCTCTCTGAGGCTATCCTAGAAGATGCTATTCCAGCCTTGAATACCGTCGCATCTCCTTTAAAAATGTTTCCTTTGCCCGAGCAAGCGATCGACCAGATTATATTTGACGATCAAAAAGGGATCATGCATATCCAAATTGACGAAAAGGGGGCATGGGTCAAAAAAAATGGCATTCATTTTCACGAATGGATATACGTTCCCTCTGAAGGATTTTATGCTTTAGCTCCCATTCACCTGTTCCCTGCAAAAAAATTACAAGGCGAGCAAATTGCTCTAGCTTTGGATACCCATTTTGTTTTTATTAAATCGCGTTTAAAAGGGTGTAGACTAGAGGCACTTCCCCGTCCTCTCGCCTATACCTTCCAATTCGATCCTAGCTGGAATTTGCATGTGGAAGCTTATTTGTTTCGTCCAGGAGATCTTTCAATGGAGGGATCTTGGATTTTTGGCGATTGGGTATTTCTCAAAAAGGAGGGTTTTTTTCGCATTGAAGGAAAATTTTTCAAAGAAATAAAGAGAGTGGTCACAAAAAATGAGATAAATGAATTTGTGAGTCAATATCGGGTTTGGCTTAATACGCAGGCTGGCTTTGAAGTTCATTTGACAGGCAAGGAAACGCGCTTAAGCTATATTTTGAGTGAGGATAATCGCTTGTACTTTTTTAAATCGGTTGAAGGAGAAAAAGGGGTTATTAGAGGATATGATTTTGGCGCATGGGTCTACCTAGAAGGGGAAGGTTTTTATCCCAAAGCAGAAGCAAGGACTCTGGTTGCTGCCTATCCGGGTTTATCAATCTCAGCGGAACAACTGCCCTTATTCATTCGGATGAACCAGGACGAATTGCAACTAATTCCCCGTTTTTTTAGCGACAGTTGCCCTATTGTCAGATGTGGCTTGGAAATTGGGGTAAATGAGGCCCAAGAAATTGTGGTAAGCCCTAAATATGAATATGCCAAAGGGTATCAGCCTGCAGATGTACAAGTTTTTGAAGGTTTTTCCTTTGTGGAAGGGGAAGGATTTTTCGAATTGACAGGAGAGCGTTTTCTTCCTGAAAAGTATCGTTTCCCCTTTGTGGTGGAACCTAAAAGGCAAGCTGAATTTTTTTCCGAAGAATGGGAAAATGTTAAAAAATATTCCTGGACAATTGATCCAAAGCTTGCATTTCCTCGTTATCAGCATTTAGTCCTCTTAAATGTGAGTAAAAAAGAGATTTTTGGGCGAGGATGGTATGGGCTTAGATTGGCCTACCAGACAGATAAAGGGATGATTGATATTCATACATTTTGGAAAGCACTCAAAAAAAACCAACGGTTTCTTTTTACAGAAGCGGGCTGCTTTGACCTATTAGAAAAAAGGTATGAATGGTTGCGGGCCTTTGGTAAAAAAAGAATGGATTTACGCTCTCATCGGCTCCTCATGACGTCCTTAGAACTGATCCGTTTGCAAATTATGGAAGAGGTCCATTTAAGCCATCTCGATCAAGCCTCTTTAAACGTTTTGCAAGAATTGCTTTATTTTCATCCACAAGAATTTCCTGATTTGCCTCAGTTTAAATGTCAGCTTCGCTCTTACCAACAAGTCGGGGTTTTATGGCTCTGGTTTTTGTATCAACACCATCTTTCAGGTTTTATTTGCGATGATATGGGATTAGGCAAAACACATCAAGCGATGGCCCTGATGGCGATGGTGCTGCAGTCGTTCTCGAAGCAGAAAAACAAGTTAAAAGCAAAGTTTTTAATCATTTGTCCTACCTCTGTGATTTACCATTGGCAAGAAAAAATGGCTATTTTTTTGCCGGATGTTAAAGTCTTTACTTTTTACGGAAGCGGTCGCCGCTTGGAAGATTTTGGCAAACAGTATGAAGTGATGCTAACTTCATACGGGGTTTGGCGAAATGAGCAAAAAGTTTTAAACCAAATTCCATTTGCTGTGGCTTTTTTTGATGAAGTCCAAATCGCAAAAAATCATACAAGCCAAATCTATGCCTCTTTGGTGCATGTCAATGCCGACATGAGAGTCGGCCTGACGGGTACGCCCATCGAAAATCATTTGAGAGAGCTGAAGGCGCTATTCGACATTATAGTCCCTACCTACATGCCAAATGATGCTTCTTTTCGAGAGTTTTTTATCAAGCCTATTGAAATTCAAGGAAATGGTGAAAGAAAACGGCTTTTATCTCGTTTTGTAAAGCCCTTTATTATTCGCAGAAAGAAGGAGGATGTGCTTTTAGATTTGCCCGAAAAAACCGAAGAAATCTCCCATTGCACTTTAGCCGAGGATCAAAAGCGGCTGTATGTGGAAGTTCTAGAGCGGTCAAGGGAGAAAATTTTACAAGTTTTGCACGATCGCACGGTTGCTATTCCCTACATGCATATCTTTGCGCTGCTGGCTTCACTGAAACAAATTTGCAATCATCCCGCTGTCTTTTTAAAAACCCCGGTTGAATACCAAGACCATTCTTCCGGTAAATGGGAGCTTTTTAAAGAACTGCTTAACGAAGCGCGGGAGAGTTCTCAAAAAGTGGTGGTTTTTTCGCAATATTTGGGAATGCTCGACATTTTCGAGCTTTACCTGCAGCAAAACGAGATTGGATATGCCACGATTCGAGGATCTACGGTGGATAGGCGGGCTCCTATTAAAAGGTTTAGTCAAGATCCGAAATGTGAGGTTTTTATCGGCTCTCTTCGAGCGGCAGGCTTGGGGATTGACCTAACGGCTGCTTCGGTGGTGATTCATTATGACCGCTGGTGGAATGCGGCTCGCGAGAATCAAGCGACGGATCGGGTTCATCGAATGGGGCAAACTCGAGGAGTGCAAGTGTTCAAATTGGTCACATTAGGGACAGTAGAGGAAAGGATCGATCAATTAATCTCTCAAAAAGGGCAATTATTAGAAGAAGTAGTGGGGGTAGATGAGCAACAGGTCCTCAAGCAGTTTAACCGGGAGGAGTTGATCCAGCTTTTACAATTTATCGATAAGGGTTAA
- a CDS encoding protein phosphatase 2C domain-containing protein codes for MSNEINSPSIRLGNKEFTVKEIESSISGNFWGRTINRIILGITKGVWVNKEKVAANLKNLNGNSLDSMYKVATSNTFKGLIANEQKTQSKRLQSKKIAILGKLGSSTALLKRPEELTKIVEHILPLHTEKPEQLAKIIEHLAYLKDLPRGPALAIHKNKLVWVRKDNEGWQIVRPFEREKVEVQDLKFIDLETTEFNILQNGLATHIKGKEYTYTTDENHDYTSMVQALNELKEKFASLTHGHSLRLELDQFQKITTLDDSLQQSESQFVANKDEKFVHSQNDDTMKTTAILQAKGYLPQNEFCADWVAIDRVGSIDLAIVADAAGNKESSHVGSVELTNLFREILTSRLINQQENGILSLDNIVEALTQAMLRTELTTMCEGSMGVASTMACTLIIPYGEKRYAVGFCLGDARVMLKRQDGSAKDLSPTPFSSTYKEAGAFFGMGIESRRGKHIQPIFQELESGDTILLGSDGFGDNMEAKTLGKTPSQALQELKEANKLERYPELKALAENPEEWILQATSPAYWIIDYSSNKPEDMAIRNWQNMLNNESKKLLQTLHTLYSEHVLEEMSGDEIAFDIYNHCTQSPLVKMGSFVNEMAGKEIDKKSLEKYKEFAVQLTGKARESEELSALFSSWDTDPKKAHQWLEYRAGKSDDFSLIALTMK; via the coding sequence ATGAGTAATGAAATTAATTCCCCCTCAATTAGGCTAGGAAATAAAGAATTTACCGTCAAAGAAATCGAGTCTTCCATTAGCGGCAACTTTTGGGGAAGGACCATCAATCGCATTATACTAGGAATAACTAAGGGAGTATGGGTAAATAAGGAAAAAGTAGCAGCTAACCTTAAAAACTTGAATGGCAATTCGCTCGATAGCATGTATAAAGTCGCCACAAGCAACACATTTAAAGGGCTGATTGCCAATGAGCAAAAAACACAATCCAAAAGGCTGCAAAGTAAAAAGATAGCGATTTTGGGAAAATTAGGTTCTAGTACAGCCTTATTAAAAAGGCCTGAAGAACTAACAAAAATAGTGGAACATATTCTCCCCCTTCACACTGAAAAACCCGAACAACTTGCAAAAATAATCGAACATCTCGCTTATCTGAAAGATTTACCGCGAGGACCTGCTCTCGCAATTCATAAGAATAAACTTGTATGGGTGCGAAAAGATAACGAAGGATGGCAAATAGTTCGTCCCTTTGAGAGAGAGAAGGTTGAAGTGCAAGACCTTAAATTCATTGACCTCGAGACTACAGAGTTCAATATCTTACAAAATGGCTTAGCCACTCATATAAAGGGAAAAGAGTATACCTATACGACTGATGAAAACCACGATTATACCTCAATGGTTCAAGCCCTAAATGAGTTGAAAGAAAAATTTGCATCGCTCACCCATGGCCACTCACTTCGGCTCGAACTAGATCAATTCCAGAAGATTACCACCCTCGACGATAGCCTTCAGCAATCTGAATCTCAGTTCGTGGCAAATAAAGATGAGAAATTTGTGCATAGCCAAAATGATGACACGATGAAGACCACGGCTATTCTTCAGGCAAAAGGATATTTGCCCCAAAATGAATTTTGCGCGGATTGGGTTGCTATAGATCGGGTAGGTAGCATAGATTTAGCCATTGTGGCGGATGCGGCCGGCAATAAGGAATCCTCCCATGTAGGATCAGTAGAATTAACCAACCTATTTAGAGAAATCCTGACTTCTCGATTAATAAATCAGCAAGAAAACGGAATTCTCTCTTTAGACAATATTGTGGAAGCCCTCACTCAAGCCATGCTTAGAACAGAGCTTACCACCATGTGTGAAGGCTCTATGGGCGTTGCTTCCACCATGGCATGTACACTTATCATCCCGTATGGAGAAAAGAGATATGCCGTCGGATTTTGCCTGGGAGATGCGCGCGTAATGCTGAAAAGGCAAGATGGTTCTGCCAAAGATTTGTCCCCCACCCCATTTTCTAGCACTTATAAGGAAGCAGGCGCCTTTTTTGGGATGGGAATAGAGAGTAGAAGAGGCAAGCATATACAGCCTATTTTTCAAGAGCTTGAAAGTGGGGATACTATTCTCTTAGGATCTGATGGATTTGGCGACAATATGGAAGCCAAAACATTGGGAAAAACTCCTTCTCAAGCACTTCAAGAGCTAAAAGAGGCCAATAAATTGGAGCGTTATCCCGAATTGAAAGCCCTTGCGGAAAATCCTGAAGAATGGATTTTACAAGCCACGTCCCCAGCTTATTGGATAATTGATTACAGCTCCAATAAACCGGAGGATATGGCCATACGAAACTGGCAAAATATGCTTAACAATGAATCTAAAAAGCTACTGCAAACATTACACACCCTTTATTCTGAGCATGTGCTTGAAGAAATGAGTGGAGATGAGATTGCGTTTGACATCTATAACCACTGTACTCAATCGCCTCTTGTCAAGATGGGGTCATTCGTCAACGAGATGGCCGGAAAGGAAATAGATAAGAAAAGCTTAGAGAAATATAAGGAATTCGCCGTCCAACTGACCGGTAAGGCGAGGGAAAGTGAAGAACTCTCCGCCTTATTTTCTAGCTGGGATACTGATCCCAAAAAAGCGCATCAATGGCTTGAGTATCGGGCTGGCAAATCAGATGATTTTAGCTTAATTGCCCTTACCATGAAGTAA
- the der gene encoding ribosome biogenesis GTPase Der, protein MSRLPKLALVGRPNVGKSALFNKICGKKIAIVDEAEGVTRDRLYADADLFGRHFQVIDTGGINPRSDAPFNEEVKRQAEIAIEEADTIVMVVDAQVGLTALDHEVAQILLRTSKPLCLAVNKIDHPSQDYLIYEFQSLGIANKVAVSATQSWRIAELLEAALDPLSLEIGEEETDKPLSIAIIGRPNVGKSSLINYLLDDQRCIVSPIPGTTRDSVDVSFTHQGHTYTLIDTAGVRRKHAEHEVVDKFAAIRTERAIARADICLLVLDSQQGITVQEKRIANMVEEAGKGCIMLFNKWDLVKGFRMEHCLKEIENEASFLNHCPKLFISAKTGRNVEKIFDGIQTVHENSQKRITTHQLNKFIETAMQRNHPPMMMGKRLRVYYMAQVAINPPKFILFVNYPNLMMESYKKYLYNQFRETYGFTGVPILMHLKGKEKTRKEKQEEAMQQTRPKPPKMVSTPTEEEEFFEDDEEFSDWDETDENHLNWP, encoded by the coding sequence ATGTCAAGACTACCAAAACTCGCTCTCGTAGGCCGACCTAACGTGGGAAAATCTGCTCTTTTCAATAAAATTTGCGGTAAGAAAATTGCCATTGTAGATGAAGCAGAAGGCGTGACGAGAGATCGCCTTTATGCCGATGCTGATTTGTTTGGCCGGCACTTTCAAGTGATTGATACGGGCGGCATCAACCCTCGTTCAGATGCCCCATTCAACGAAGAAGTGAAAAGACAAGCAGAAATCGCCATTGAAGAAGCTGATACGATCGTCATGGTGGTTGATGCACAAGTAGGATTGACAGCGTTAGACCATGAAGTGGCTCAAATTTTATTGCGCACTTCCAAGCCCCTCTGCTTGGCAGTCAACAAAATCGATCACCCCTCCCAGGATTATCTTATTTATGAATTTCAATCTCTGGGAATTGCCAATAAAGTCGCGGTATCTGCTACGCAAAGCTGGCGGATTGCCGAGCTTCTAGAGGCAGCTTTAGATCCTTTAAGCCTTGAAATTGGAGAAGAAGAAACCGATAAACCCCTATCTATTGCGATTATTGGACGTCCCAACGTGGGGAAATCCTCTTTGATCAACTATCTTTTGGACGACCAAAGATGTATTGTGAGCCCTATTCCAGGGACAACCCGCGATAGCGTAGACGTTTCTTTTACCCACCAGGGACACACATACACGCTTATCGACACGGCTGGGGTTCGCAGAAAACATGCGGAACATGAAGTCGTAGATAAATTTGCCGCCATTCGCACAGAACGCGCCATTGCCCGAGCAGATATCTGTCTGCTCGTTCTGGATTCACAACAAGGCATTACAGTTCAGGAAAAAAGAATTGCCAATATGGTTGAAGAAGCTGGCAAAGGGTGTATCATGCTTTTTAATAAATGGGACTTGGTCAAAGGTTTTCGAATGGAGCATTGCCTGAAAGAAATTGAGAACGAAGCCTCCTTTCTCAATCATTGTCCCAAGCTTTTCATCTCCGCTAAAACAGGCAGAAATGTTGAGAAAATCTTTGATGGAATCCAAACGGTACATGAAAATTCGCAAAAGCGGATCACCACCCATCAATTGAATAAGTTCATTGAAACTGCAATGCAACGCAACCACCCTCCGATGATGATGGGTAAACGTTTGCGTGTCTATTATATGGCTCAAGTCGCCATTAATCCACCCAAGTTTATTCTGTTTGTGAATTATCCCAACTTGATGATGGAGAGTTATAAAAAATACCTCTACAATCAATTTAGAGAAACTTACGGCTTCACAGGTGTTCCTATCCTCATGCATTTAAAAGGAAAGGAAAAAACCCGTAAGGAGAAACAAGAAGAAGCCATGCAACAGACCCGCCCCAAACCTCCTAAAATGGTCTCCACTCCGACAGAAGAGGAAGAATTCTTTGAAGATGACGAGGAGTTTTCCGATTGGGACGAAACCGATGAGAATCATTTGAACTGGCCTTAA